The nucleotide sequence aatgtcatttaaaatttactagagcttgacccgcgcATCCGCGCGGGTATTCATTTTtggtttgcaaaaaaaaatatttatcttatataaatggtaatatatgtttttaaaatttttatatatatatatactaaataactatttaatatatttctaaacacaatcattttaaaatttataatgaataattttattttatttttttgacccGTCAACTGTTACaaccatatttttaaaatataactcgtGTGTTCGtgcaaatgtattttttatggatcaaaattttaatgtaaaataaaatggttatctatttttatatttgatttatacgattaaataatttaatattttatttaaaattttgtggtttatattatgtatttttataacacttttatgttttttagacgtcgttaatataccaaaataaaaataatcacccccgtaataataaaatcttgttatatttttgacattgattaagtataatttattgtttacCTAGATTATaggaaacattttttaaataaataaacataatttgttatactttattttaggaaaatgcattaattaaactataaaagacAAGAATACTAAAAGGTAggtaaatttattatttcagtGGCATTCAAATGTAAATAACTTTGAAAACTAAGGGGTAATTTAtattggtacttctcttttaataatagagataatTAGTTACAAATTACTGTatctttttcttattagttgaactatttttaattaatgatacttttatgtaaccaaaataaactgcttaaaattttgtattttctttatatttgtgaaaaactttaaattttatctattaaaataaaaatcataacttTTTTCATTTGCAATATTTACAGTTTGACCATCTTTTAGAAAACCATCATATTCGGTTATcctatcatttatttttataaaaaatataatcacaAACATATCCTATTAATATCTTAATAAAATCAACAATATACTATCTTGGAAGAGAAATTCAAATTTGTTTACTGTTAATATATGCTAAATTCAAAAATCTGTATTCAAGTCCaatcaattaaatataattaaatagaccaacttatttataaaaaaaaagtttaacctATTAATCTAATAATTTTAGCAATTAACTATTTTGTAGGTCACATCATTAACAATTGTTTTAATATGTCTTGCAATCATAATGTATGATTATTTATACACATGATCGTTTATACTATTCTTCGTTTTATGTTATGCAACCCTAACATatggttattattattatcttgatgatgtcaaaaaaatataacaacatGTGATTTTCTTTAGtattattaacaatatttactaaattaatatcATTCTTAAACATATAATAGAATTCGTTTATAAACATAtaacttaatttaaaatatatgcaataatatatatttaataattataatctatcatattttgaaatcatggtcttaaaatttatttatttcaccaataatatatttgtgaatcacaagaatattatttatattatatttataacaaaaagatCTTAGAATTTCTAAGAATATTCTaccttttaaaaatttaaaataaccaCAAAATTACTAAATCTTAAAATCCTAAAGATCACTTATATGTCATTTTAGTATAGTATGCAAAAACTATAAATACTtgcaaaaaatatcaaaaatgatattaaaattatattaaaatagagtttattaAATGTTTTTGATGATTAGAAAAGGTAATGATACCATCTCTGTATACATCTAAATTATTGTTAGACATAATCAAATAATCAATTACCAGCTCAAATAATATCTAGAGTCTACAGTGCATATGCTAAAACGTTGTCAAGTTCTCTTTGAAACGCTGTTCAAAAACGTTAAatctaaatcaaaaaaatatttcgaCATATAACGTAAATTGtaataatgacaaaaaaaattataatctatataaaagagaaaatatatcatattttatctgTGAAACAAATGTATTTACAAATATACGtgtactaatatatataatcaactaaatgacaatatttcaatttttttactttgacatttaagaaaaaatattagttttgtatTTTGTCTAACCAAAACATTATTAACTATTCACCTAATcataattcaaccaatagaaaagttaaataaagaatataaaaatttatgtagtataaaagaataataaattGGCATTGAAAACTGAAAATGTTATCTAATTTGAAGTGAACAAAATcttaaaacatcatatattaaaaacagaGTGAATATGTTctacaaacaaaaacattaaaaaaatttcatgtcTAGAATTATAAAATTACCAGTTATTTATCTAGTATATCAATTTTATTGTTTCACCGTCCAAAACCACGCAACCGACATAACTTACGATTCTTTTAATTCAATTTGAAAAAATGATACAAAGGGAGTATTATTTTAGTAACTAGGATTAAACCTATTCACAATacaattatttatatgttttgtatGTTGATTTTTTCACATCATAACTTTTTCATTGGTTGGTAATTAACATTAACAAATGTCATGGAATACTAAATtctaattgttttatttaatttatctcTTTCACTTACCAAAATTATTGGAAGTCGATAGTATAAGGGATTGGTTTGGTGGGAGAGAGACTCTTGAGGCTGAAGAAGAGACGCAATCAAATTACCTATGACAGAACTAGTCATACTGCTCTATATTAATGTAACAACGATTCAATAAGTTTGTTGGAGTCTTGAATCTTCATTTATACTTCTTGAATAAAATAAGAAAGATCGTTCATTAGCATAAAAAGTGACCAGAGACATATAGTAGAGATGACGAAGCTTCCTTCTCTATAGAAGTTATATTTTGAACTTTGAAGTGAAAATTTATTGAGCTGCTTAATTAAGGAGATTGACACAAAACATAATTAAGGAGTGAAAGACAATATATCCATCAAGAAAAACACTAAAACAAATGAACGCATAGCACTATAGTAGAGTCTTCTAAATGAACTAACAACTTGGTATCTATTCTATATCAAGCTACCTCGTCGTCGCCCACCAGCAAAAATCCATCACAAGAGGTTTTTTCCTTGCCCTCGTCCAGTTTCACTTTGAGATCAGACACAATCTCCTCAAGATTCTTGAGGTTTTCCTCCAGTTGTTGGACCCTAGACGCATCAGCATCATCtaccttcttcatcttctcagaGGAAACACCCCCAGATTTCGACTTCAGAGTCAGACAATCCAGCCTGGAGCTGGAGTCCACCGCCTCAAGGTAGTTGACCCGTTCCTCGAGTGTTTGGACCCGAGACCCATCATCTTTTGCTTTCTTCCTCTCCAAGAAACACTCAACAATCTTTCTCTTCATCTTGTTTTCCATCTGCTCAAGATTCTTCACACGTTCCTCAAGCTGTATGACCTTATTACCATAGACATCTTCTTTCTTCCTCTCCAAGCTAACCTCCTCAAGCTTTGACTTGAGCCAGTCAAGCTTGAAACCCACTTCTTCCAGCTCACTCAACTCGCTGCCAGCCTTGGTTAGCTCAGTCTCTGAGTGGTTGTGTGAAGGCTTGTTTAGTGTATTGATGAGACCAATGAGGACATTCATGTATGCTGTCTTCAGCACTTGGTTCTTTGATTTCAAACCTAGTGCAATGTCCGGGTGCTCTGCGAATATCTTCCTCACTAGAGTGACCTGAGAAGCAAGAACCTTAAAACCGTTGATATCCATAGTCTCCTCCTTCCCTGATACATCTCCGCTTTCTCCGTCAACAGCTTCAATCAAATTAATGTAGACCTCAATGATTAGTCTGTCTTTCTCCAAGACACCGTTCTCTTGAAGCTTGCTAAGAGGACATAGCTTTTCGAAGCCCCAGGATGGACCCTTAACATCAAGCACTTGGCATCGTACAActgttagaaaaaaaacaaaaaataaagacaaaattcttcatcaaccacgtgATTATGTAAATAGTTTCTGCttcttgaagattcaagatgAGTGTAGAAATAATTCTTAAGTTTTTAAATACCACACATTCCTCCTGGTTTACTATCAGTCTACTACAAATACAAAACTATTTCTTCCCTACTTTCTCCGCAGATATTACTACATCCAAGAGTCTTGGTTTCTAGTGGTTCTTCAAACATTGCTAATGACAGTtgaaaaaagaagaatcaaACATGGAAAGGATAGTCCATTACTGTTAGATCTGAAGAGCTCTTTGTCGGATTGATTCAACAGAGTGAAGTAAAAACTAACTTTCCTTTTCCACCCAGTTGGTAGCATGGTTCGATTTGCAACTTGCAGGAACAAAGAAAAGTGATCATGAACAGCAAGATAACCTCCCTTGGGAAAAGCGTTAAGATACCTGAGAgaatttgaaacaaaatattaaacgTATACATCATCAATCATCGAGATACAAGGAGGGTTCAACAAATCTAGCTTTAAGTTCTGGTTTTACCATTCGCATCCGCCAGCCACGAATGTCTTAGATTGTATTTGTATGCTCGGCTTTTCCGAGTAGTTATCTATCTCAAACCTGAAGCTCGGCTTTTGATTCCACATATTGCTTTCGTAGAGTTTGTTACTTCGAGAAAAGAATATGTTTTTTTAGAAACTATGCTTGAGACTTTCACATTCTCTGTTTATATAATGAAGCAAAGAGgtaagaaaaggaaacaaattctGAAAGCCCTAGCTCGgaaggaaaaccaaaaaaaaaaggaagaagtaaaagatatacacatatatatttttttgtaacaagatatacatatatactttaaaaaaaatacatatatactaTAAAAATAAAGCTCGTCtatgcatatttttttattaaaataatatctaTTAATGTAACTTTTATAAGAAAATCAGTAAGATAtattccctctgtttcataatagatgAAGTTTTGGTTCTttgcacacatattaagaaattatctttttaaacaaaaaatcattaaaatataatttaaaactattttatttaattataaacaaaaattataaaaacacaattggctacacagtttttgataaagttaaagttacctagatatatgaaaacatcatttattatgaaacaaaaacaatcatctaaaacatcatctatattgaaacggagggagtaaatAACTAGTCGTGGacagttttgtttttaattcaaCTTTTTAGTTCTCAAATATAAATTCTGTCCGGTTTCGATTTATTTTATCTTGatttttaatttggtttggATAATAAAGTTAAAAACCGAGTATATTCAAGAAATTTTTGGGTCTACTTTGATTGTGGTCTTATTCGGTACAAGCTTTTTGGTACCAgcttttcagatatatgtaatCCATTTGCATATTTATGAAATTCTAAATGTCAGTTTTGATTACGGTTTGGTTCTTCGATTATTGGGATAAAACTATGTATTAGTAATGAACGATAATGTTTGACAAAAGCAAAGAACATTCCAATGACAAATGTCTTTTAGTTTGCAACAAACACACACCAAATAACAACGATTTCCAATCCGAAAATGAATAGAGCAACAGCAGTGTctccaaattataaaaaaaaaagtctttcaTGCTCAAAGCTTTGAAAGTAAACCAGGCTTGGGTGCTGCTACTACCTCTTTGACCTCACTGTCCTTGGTCTCCAATTCGCATGCTGGATTCGGTGGAACATCCACGGCTGGTGAGCAGTTGAAAAATCCATGTGGCTGTCAAAACCCAAGACATTTTAAGCAATGCTTGCCTTCCTTTTCTTTAAGTTTATTGAAAGTGCCAGACAAAGATCTTGACTTACCATTAGTGTGAAACCAATATGTTCAACTGGCATAACCGGCCAATCTTCAAGTCTAGGAACATGTATGATCCCAAACACATACCTGTGAAACCAAAATTCCACATTGATATCACACAATCTTTCTGGTAACTAGTAGTAGTATTATGTAAGAAGAAGGATACATACCAAAGAACGACGTCAGACTCTTCCAAGGAACGGTTCTGTTTCACCCACGTGGCAAGACCTTCACCAGAACGTGGGTTTTGGTTTGGAAACTCTCCTCCTGGAAACTTCTCTTCAGGGTCATAACGGGTAACCCAAAGATTATGCTTCAGGAACGCTGCTCTTCTTAGAAACTTGGCCTCGGGTCGAGCTAATGGCAAACAGTTTGAGCCCGGAACAAGTTTGTATCCCGTTAATTGCCCCGTCCTGTTCACTGTCCTTGTGTTCCTTACCTGACAACATATTACAACGAGTTAGCAACGCTTATTCAAGGAGATCGTGAAAGGTACAGTTGGCTTACAATCCAGTGGCGAGCACTAAAAGGGTCACAGTCACGCATCGCCTCTGCCTCGGATCTAAGTAACTTCTCTTCCGCATAAAACGCATTGTTGTGGATATTGTTCT is from Brassica napus cultivar Da-Ae chromosome A4, Da-Ae, whole genome shotgun sequence and encodes:
- the LOC106450321 gene encoding MATH domain and coiled-coil domain-containing protein At2g42480, coding for MWNQKPSFRFEIDNYSEKPSIQIQSKTFVAGGCEWYLNAFPKGGYLAVHDHFSLFLQVANRTMLPTGWKRKVSFYFTLLNQSDKELFRSNIVRCQVLDVKGPSWGFEKLCPLSKLQENGVLEKDRLIIEVYINLIEAVDGESGDVSGKEETMDINGFKVLASQVTLVRKIFAEHPDIALGLKSKNQVLKTAYMNVLIGLINTLNKPSHNHSETELTKAGSELSELEEVGFKLDWLKSKLEEVSLERKKEDVYGNKVIQLEERVKNLEQMENKMKRKIVECFLERKKAKDDGSRVQTLEERVNYLEAVDSSSRLDCLTLKSKSGGVSSEKMKKVDDADASRVQQLEENLKNLEEIVSDLKVKLDEGKEKTSCDGFLLVGDDEVA